In a single window of the Elaeis guineensis isolate ETL-2024a chromosome 4, EG11, whole genome shotgun sequence genome:
- the LOC109505754 gene encoding LOW QUALITY PROTEIN: subtilisin-like protease SBT2.5 (The sequence of the model RefSeq protein was modified relative to this genomic sequence to represent the inferred CDS: inserted 1 base in 1 codon): MNLWFPLYSKPTSVIPNGAPNLSRITNWMQFKDLPFQYMIRGTPQLPKIRGCLALYAMALVWKPILLIAIISLLDPYGGLSFVGAKVYMVVMEDDPVISYKESQNSMMSGDEAQKYKEKVISRHDIFLESLLPTGSYTKLYSYTHLLNGFALHTASEQAVEILSNARGVRLMHEDMKMVKMTTHTPDYIGISAGVWPHLGGAERSGDGIVIGMIDTGINPDHPSFANLRPQPASNLTRFKGRCEVGDEFPLAACNGKIVGAQHFARAAIAAGDFNATRDYASPFDADGHGSHTSSIAAGNYRIAVLSKGYNYGYASGMAPGARIAAYKAVYSFGGYMSDVVAAVDKAVEDGVDILSLSIGPSAVPPGPAAFLNILEVELLFAAKAGVSVIQAVGNGGPASSSILSFSPWVTSVAASTTDRKYNNSIILGTGQSLPGTGLSPATMEKEFFPIAAAEDVCSRNTSFLVVQNCQHPDPFIPELVRGKLIVCTYISEFIYAPTSIEAIASTIQEIGAVGFIITMDRSYDSEPPVDSTSTLSVPGIVLSSREASQALWEYYDSNTVRGINGGVAHFGATGRILDGRRAIYTGQGPAIASYSSRGPDVNNALMETADVLKPNIMAPGSAIWAAWSPKSDNNQNAIGQEFALQSGTSMATPHVAGVAALIKQKHPNWSPAAITSAMMTTADVTDRSGSPMRSQGNEVATATPFDYGAGAINAARAIDPGLILDIAFKNYIQFXCAVPGVDDESVRRAVGLGCPAARSEWCSDLNTPSVTVANLVGSRTVVRRVTSVAGFEETYQVAVKDEPAGVEVAVRPQEFTIGPNESRNIKIMLKAREATNAYAFGELVLNGDRKHVVRIPLAIFVSSTLRS, translated from the exons ATGAACCTTTGGTTTCCCCTCTACTCCAAACCTACCAGTGTCATCCCAAATGGAGCACCCAACCTCTCTCGCATTACCAATTGGATGCAATTTAAGGACCTGCCCTTTCAGTATATGATTCGTGGAACCCCACAACTTCCAAAAATCCGCGGTTGCTTAGCTCTGTACGCCATGGCTCTTGTTTGGAAGCCTATCCTCCTCATTGCTATTATCAGTTTGTTGGATCCGTACGGAGGCCTGTCATTTGTTGGTGCCAAGGTTTATATGGTAGTGATGGAGGATGACCCCGTGATCTCATACAAAGAAAGTCAAAATAGCATGAT GAGTGGTGACGAAGCTCAGAAGTATAAGGAGAAGGTGATCAGTAGGCATGACATATTCCTAGAGTCCCTCCTCCCAACAGGGTCCTATACAAAACTCTACAGCTACACCCACCTGCTCAATGGCTTTGCGCTCCATACAGCATCCGAACAG GCTGTTGAAATTCTTAGTAATGCTAGGGGAGTTCGACTCATGCACGAGGACATGAAGATGGTGAAGATGACCACCCATACTCCAGATTACATTGGGATCTCAGCAGGAGTTTGGCCGCATTTAGGTGGTGCTGAGAGGTCCGGTGATGGGATAGTGATCGGCATGATAGACACCGGAATCAATCCCGATCACCCCAGCTTTGCCAACCTTAGGCCTCAGCCAGCTTCCAACCTTACAAGGTTCAAAGGGAGATGTGAAGTAGGAGATGAATTTCCTCTGGCAGCCTGCAATGGGAAGATTGTTGGTGCACAACACTTCGCACGTGCGGCAATTGCAGCAGGTGATTTCAATGCTACGCGTGATTATGCTTCTCCATTTGATGCTGATGGCCATGGCAG CCATACTTCCTCTATTGCTGCTGGAAACTACCGAATTGCGGTGCTCTCCAAAGGCTATAACTATGGATATGCAAGCGGCATGGCCCCTGGTGCTCG GATTGCTGCATACAAAGCAGTCTATTCTTTTGGTGGCTATATGTCAGATGTGGTAGCTGCAGTTGACAAG GCAGTGGAAGATGGCGTTGATATTCTGAGTCTTTCGATTGGACCATCAGCTGTTCCACCAGGGCCTGCTGCTTTCCTCAACATACTAGAGGTGGAGCTGCTGTTTGCCGCAAAAGCTGGGGTCTCGGTCATTCAGGCCGTAGGCAATGGGGGTCCTGCTTCGAGCTCGATCCTCTCCTTCAGCCCATGGGTCACCAGTGTCGCCGCCTCGACAACTGACCGCAAGTATAACAACTCAATCATACTCGGCACCGGCCAGTCCTTACCTGGCACCGGCCTTTCAC CTGCAACAATGGAGAAAGAATTCTTCCCCATAGCAGCAGCAGAGGATGTGTGCAGCAGGAACACAAGCTTTCTAGTAGTCCAAAACTGCCAGCACCCAGATCCCTTCATTCCAGAATTGGTTCGGGGGAAGCTGATCGTTTGCACATACATAAGTGAATTCATTTATGCACCCACAAGTATTGAAGCCATTGCTAGCACCATCCAGGAGATAGGGGCCGTCGGATTCATAATCACGATGGACCGCAGCTATGATTCTGAGCCTCCAGTGGATAGCACATCGACCCTGTCAGTCCCTGGGATTGTGCTTAGCAGCAGAGAAGCATCGCAG GCTCTGTGGGAATACTATGACTCCAACACTGTTCGAGGAATCAACGGAGGTGTGGCTCATTTTGGAGCAACAGGCAGGATTTTAGACGGGCGGCGTGCCATCTATACCGGCCAGGGGCCTGCCATCGCGTCCTACTCATCCAGAGGACCTGATGTAAACAATGCCCTCATGGAAACAGCCGACGTCCTAAAACCCAACATCATGGCCCCAGGCTCTGCCATTTGGGCTGCTTGGAGTCCCAAGAGCGATAACAATCAAAATGCCATCG GTCAAGAATTTGCACTCCAATCAGGCACAAGCATGGCTACTCCACATGTAGCTGGAGTCGCCGCCCTGATCAAGCAGAAGCACCCCAACTGGAGCCCTGCTGCCATCACATCCGCCATGATGACGACCGCCGACGTGACCGACCGCTCCGGCAGCCCCATGCGATCCCAAGGGAACGAGGTGGCGACCGCAACTCCATTTGATTATGGAGCCGGCGCCATCAACGCAGCTCGAGCcatcgatccaggcctgatcttggaTATCGCCTTCAAGAACTACATCCAGT TATGTGCAGTTCCTGGGGTTGACGATGAGTCCGTGAGGCGAGCGGTGGGCCTCGGATGCCCCGCAGCCAGAAGCGAGTGGTGCTCGGACCTGAACACACCGAGCGTGACGGTGGCCAACTTGGTTGGTTCGAGGACGGTGGTCCGCAGGGTGACGAGCGTGGCTGGTTTTGAGGAGACGTATCAGGTGGCTGTGAAGGATGAACCGGCCGGGGTGGAGGTGGCTGTCAGACCTCAGGAGTTTACCATCGGTCCGAACGAGTCCAGGAATATAAAGATCATGCTTAAGGCTAGGGAGGCCACAAATGCCTACGCTTTTGGGGAGTTGGTGTTGAATGGGGATAGGAAGCATGTTGTTAGGATTCCCCTGGCCATCTTTGTGAGCAGTACGTTGAGATCATGA